TTCCATGACGTAGGTGTGGCGGTCTAGCAGACCGGGGGCTAGGGCGTCGGCGGCGCGGGCGAAGCTGCCTGCGGCTGCACTGGGGTCACCTTGGGCGCGTTGCCATTTGCCTAGTTCTGCGAGGATGCGGGGGTCGTCTGGGTGAACGAAGAGAGCTTGGGCTACTGCGGCTCCGACGAGGTTGCGATCGAGGGACCAGCCCAGGACGTCGGCGTCGTCGCAGGCGATGACGGTGGGTAGGGGCTGGGTTTTCATTCCGGGGTAGGCCGGTTCGGGGTGGAATCGGCCGGTGAAGCGTACGGATCCGGGCAGGATTCGTGGTTGGAGGTGGGGCGCTTCGGCTCCTCGGGATGTTGCTCCTGGGATGATTTCGATGAGGCCTACGCGGTTGGGGGGCCATGTGCGTATGTGTTCAAGCTGGTAGGCGCCGCTGTCGATCCATTCGTGGGCTTCGAGGATGAGGTGCCAGTCGGCGTTGGCTGCGGCTAGGGCTTGATTCCACAACAGTGAGGGGTCGTCATGCCAGGTGGCTTTGGTGACGTGGGCTCCGGCACGGTGGGCGCGTTGTGCGGTGTCGTCGTGTGAGCCCAGGTCGAGAACGATGCTGGAGTCTACGTAAGGGTGGGCGCTGGCGAGAGCTCGTTCTATGTATCTGGCTGAGTCACGCGCGATCATCACTAGGGCGATTCGGGCCACGTGAGTTCCTTTCGGCTGTGCTCACAGCTGTGTTTACGCAGTACGTTGGCGTGTTTTTGCCGCGGGTGCTGTGTGTGCTGGGCCGGGTGGGGGTGGGTGTTGGCGCGAATAGGCTCCCGCCGTTGATCGGCGGGAGCCGTGGTTCGTGCTGAGTGTTGCTTCCTCGAGGGTTTTCGCGTCCATGCGTGCGTGTGACCGCTCCTGAGTGTGTGACCGCCCCCGACCGATCATGTCTGCTCTCGAGGCCGCAATCACGTCGGTGTCTGTTCGGGACAGGCTCCCATTCGGCATGTGTTTATGGGCGTTGACAACATTCGTGGGGAAAGTCTGGACAACCTGTCTTGCACGCGTGTTTTACGCCCGAATGGGTGGGTCTGATTATTTTCTTGCTGCGGCTGTGACCAGCGATAAGTTTTGTGCCGCAGTGTTTTTCAGGGATGCCCGTTTTTCTTGAGTGTGACTCACGACACACAAGAGCTGATCTCACTTGTCGAGATGGAGCGAAACATCCGGATACAACCGCTATGGACCACAGACCAAGCTCCACTATCTGTTTAAACACTTCACGCTGACTCACGTGAGCTAAATAGCGTGATCTCTTCCAAGGCATCAACGGCAGTCGTCAGTCGTTCGCGGTAGTTGGAACGAGCCGCGACCTGCGCGTAATACGCAGCCTTACGCCGCGCTACCGCACCACCACCGCCAGCACCACCACGCCCACCAGACTCCAACATCTCCGGCGACAACTGCGAATTCATCCCATCACGCAACAACTTCAACGCCTCCGCACGCATCTGCGAAATACGCGACTCCGTCACCCCCAACTCCTCAGCCAACTCACGCATCGGGCGATCCTCGAAAAAACACCCCCGCACCACAACACGCAACCGCTCAGGCAACACAGCCACCGCATCACGCAAATACGCACGACGCTCACGCGCCAACAACGTCGCCTCAGGCGTAGCCACACTCGAAGGCAACAACGCATCCACCCCAGAGCCATCACCACCGGCCCCATCAGTAATCACATCAAGACGCAACACCACCGACGAATGCAGATCAGCATCCAACTTCTCCAACTCGGACACCGACACACCCAATGCCTGCGCCACCTCACCCACCTCAGGGCGACGCCCCAACTTCGCAGCCAACTCATCATGCACCGCATCACGACGACGCACCTTTGAGCGCAACGAACGCGTAGCCCAGTCCGCAGAACGCAACTCATCCAACAACGCACCACGAATACGCCGCACCGCATACCGACCAAACGGCACACCCAACGACGGATCAAACGAGCGCGCGGCAGCAGCCAACGCCGCCATACCCGCAGACACCAAATCATCCATATACACATGAGAAGGCAACCGAGAACCGATCGACCTCACCTCAAAATGCACCAAAGGAAGGTGCACACGACACAACTCATCAATATCAACCGAACTCTCAGTGGAACTCGCTGCGGAGAGTTGGTTTTCATCAGAAACGGTCACGAATCCACTGTCAGACCAGATACTTTGAAGCATCAAAGATTGACCACATTCTGAGAAATGGCTGGTTACAGGCCTATTCAAGCGTGATTACTTTACGATTTACTGAACACTTGAATGCAAGAAAACGACCGCTGCGGAGAGTTGTCGACAATTAACTGGACATACGACCGTTTTAAAAAGCAGAAATAAAACGACCAACAAGGACGAGTGCACAACTTCTCATCGAAGCTCAAATTCTCTACCTGAGAATATTTTCCTAAAAAATCACATCAACGTATTTCTCAGCGACTTTTCGGAATTACTTACTTACTCAACCTTGTTCGTTATATTAATTATCGAAAAAACTTCCCCTTAAGAGAATTAAGCGAAGAGAAACTCCTGGTCACCACCGCTTTCACTCAACTCCACCGCCGCCACGTCGATGAGCCGAATGTGAACGACACGCAGACCGCGATGAGGAACTTGT
This region of Dermatophilus congolensis genomic DNA includes:
- a CDS encoding glycosyltransferase family protein, which encodes MARIALVMIARDSARYIERALASAHPYVDSSIVLDLGSHDDTAQRAHRAGAHVTKATWHDDPSLLWNQALAAANADWHLILEAHEWIDSGAYQLEHIRTWPPNRVGLIEIIPGATSRGAEAPHLQPRILPGSVRFTGRFHPEPAYPGMKTQPLPTVIACDDADVLGWSLDRNLVGAAVAQALFVHPDDPRILAELGKWQRAQGDPSAAAGSFARAADALAPGLLDRHTYVMETLDALRAANRYSDALALIDAEMGQWETSPDFPYLVGELFFDMILADPNKAATLAPMAEACWKRAMSIGDTTNLPGTVTGRGSFLAAQAMAVMHTTLQHPDEADHWFAKAHELRSAAPYAARPRLLG
- a CDS encoding sigma-70 family RNA polymerase sigma factor, whose amino-acid sequence is MTVSDENQLSAASSTESSVDIDELCRVHLPLVHFEVRSIGSRLPSHVYMDDLVSAGMAALAAAARSFDPSLGVPFGRYAVRRIRGALLDELRSADWATRSLRSKVRRRDAVHDELAAKLGRRPEVGEVAQALGVSVSELEKLDADLHSSVVLRLDVITDGAGGDGSGVDALLPSSVATPEATLLARERRAYLRDAVAVLPERLRVVVRGCFFEDRPMRELAEELGVTESRISQMRAEALKLLRDGMNSQLSPEMLESGGRGGAGGGGAVARRKAAYYAQVAARSNYRERLTTAVDALEEITLFSSRESA